Proteins encoded by one window of Acuticoccus sp. MNP-M23:
- a CDS encoding cytochrome c — protein sequence MNLRTKCALGAAAVLSLSLSAAAIAHTGATGIVKQRMDGMAAIGDANKALRAMFAGEAPYDAKAVAEHAETIRGHAGEAITSLFPEGSIDGPSEAKPEIWENWDEFAALANRLERTAEGLARAAENAPSGEDAAPSMGAMMGGDTPNMGAMMGDRSMSDMMAGGGQDMAMSAEMMAEMPTDRVFDMLGDTCSSCHTKFRVEKD from the coding sequence ATGAATCTTCGAACGAAGTGCGCCTTGGGCGCTGCGGCAGTGCTTTCGCTGTCGCTCTCGGCAGCTGCTATCGCCCACACTGGGGCAACGGGCATCGTCAAGCAGCGTATGGACGGGATGGCGGCAATCGGCGACGCCAATAAGGCGCTGCGCGCGATGTTTGCCGGCGAAGCACCCTACGATGCAAAGGCGGTTGCCGAACATGCGGAGACGATCCGCGGGCACGCGGGCGAGGCGATCACCAGTCTCTTCCCGGAAGGCAGCATCGACGGCCCTTCTGAGGCAAAGCCCGAAATCTGGGAGAACTGGGACGAGTTCGCAGCGCTCGCCAACCGGCTCGAGCGTACCGCGGAGGGGCTCGCCCGTGCCGCCGAAAACGCGCCCTCGGGCGAGGATGCAGCGCCCTCGATGGGCGCGATGATGGGTGGCGACACGCCCAACATGGGAGCCATGATGGGCGATCGCTCCATGTCGGACATGATGGCCGGCGGTGGCCAGGATATGGCGATGAGCGCCGAGATGATGGCCGAGATGCCGACGGACCGTGTGTTCGACATGCTCGGCGATACCTGCTCGTCCTGCCACACGAAGTTCCGCGTCGAGAAAGACTGA